A genomic window from Oceanobacillus timonensis includes:
- a CDS encoding alpha/beta-type small acid-soluble spore protein, which produces MANNNSNQLVVPGVQQALDQMKYEIAQEFGVQLGPDSTSRSNGSVGGEITKRLVTMAEQQFGGTK; this is translated from the coding sequence ATGGCAAACAATAACTCAAATCAATTAGTTGTTCCAGGAGTGCAACAAGCACTTGATCAAATGAAATATGAAATTGCTCAGGAATTTGGTGTTCAACTTGGTCCTGACTCGACATCCCGTTCTAACGGATCTGTAGGTGGAGAAATTACGAAAAGATTGGTAACAATGGCTGAGCAACAATTTGGCGGAACAAAATAA
- the ezrA gene encoding septation ring formation regulator EzrA yields the protein MAVVVGIILAVIVCLTVALIIRKRVYDQVDYLENWKLDITDRDVAKQIAQIKALNLSGETLEKFETWKEEWEKIITNSLPDVEKYLMRAEEAADRFLVPKAKKILKEAENHLEKNEEEIKEIMEELEELLRAEEAGRGGAEELKPRMKGLRSMLSQSRYQYGKAEKEFDKDIDALELMLDQYYAFVNDGDYLKANENIQELKDSTKKVEDKLEIFPDLFKKVKQELPSQLSNLSAGMKEMREDGYRIKHLGFERELVTYQEQLKDLETQLETADITDVEEQLQQIEARILEMYEALEEEAVAKNYVEQKSQEYEDSVKQISATFEAAREEVEEIQKAYYVEDDDMERFQTMGKAIKDLKHHAETLANSMEDDKQSHLELKKEMEAGFKRIKELEEDHEAFQKSIANLRKDELEARDKLDEMRDLLTELHRKLKKSNIPGVPSYIWTRFETAVQKNSQVIEVLETYPLEMSNVQFALNEAKQAIDQAYEQVDMMLDQAFLTEQVIQYANRYRSKSPDLNQKLKEAERLFRNYEYELSLEHAANAVEEVEPGSLKKIESYQEKRSKET from the coding sequence ATGGCTGTCGTTGTAGGGATTATTTTAGCGGTTATTGTATGTTTGACCGTTGCTTTAATTATTAGAAAGCGTGTTTACGATCAGGTAGATTATTTAGAAAACTGGAAATTGGATATTACAGACAGGGATGTCGCTAAGCAGATTGCGCAGATAAAAGCATTAAATCTTTCTGGTGAGACATTGGAGAAATTTGAAACGTGGAAAGAAGAATGGGAGAAAATCATAACAAACTCTTTGCCTGACGTGGAAAAGTATTTAATGCGTGCGGAAGAAGCAGCGGATCGTTTTCTCGTGCCGAAAGCAAAGAAAATTTTAAAAGAAGCAGAGAATCATCTGGAGAAGAACGAAGAAGAGATCAAAGAAATCATGGAAGAGCTGGAGGAATTACTCCGTGCAGAGGAAGCCGGACGTGGCGGCGCGGAGGAATTAAAACCGAGGATGAAAGGTTTAAGAAGCATGCTTTCCCAATCCAGATACCAATACGGCAAGGCGGAGAAAGAATTCGATAAAGACATTGACGCATTGGAATTGATGTTAGATCAGTACTATGCTTTTGTGAATGATGGTGATTATTTAAAAGCAAATGAAAACATTCAGGAGCTGAAGGATAGTACAAAGAAAGTGGAAGACAAATTAGAAATATTTCCCGACCTGTTTAAAAAAGTAAAACAAGAATTGCCATCTCAATTATCAAATCTTTCCGCTGGTATGAAAGAAATGCGGGAAGATGGTTACCGTATTAAACATTTAGGTTTTGAAAGAGAACTGGTTACATATCAGGAACAGTTAAAAGACTTGGAAACTCAGCTTGAAACAGCAGACATAACCGATGTGGAAGAGCAGCTGCAACAGATTGAAGCGCGTATTTTAGAAATGTATGAAGCGCTGGAAGAGGAAGCAGTGGCTAAAAATTATGTAGAGCAAAAAAGCCAGGAGTATGAGGATTCTGTCAAACAAATCAGTGCTACATTTGAAGCGGCAAGGGAAGAAGTAGAAGAAATCCAAAAAGCTTATTATGTAGAAGATGATGATATGGAACGTTTTCAAACCATGGGGAAAGCGATCAAAGACTTGAAACACCATGCAGAAACATTAGCAAATAGTATGGAAGACGATAAACAATCCCATTTAGAATTGAAAAAAGAAATGGAAGCAGGTTTTAAAAGGATTAAAGAGCTGGAAGAAGACCATGAAGCCTTTCAAAAATCGATTGCAAACTTACGAAAAGACGAGCTGGAAGCACGAGATAAACTGGATGAAATGCGTGATCTGCTTACAGAATTGCATCGGAAACTAAAAAAGAGTAATATACCGGGAGTGCCGAGTTACATTTGGACTCGATTTGAGACAGCAGTACAAAAAAATAGTCAAGTAATCGAAGTGTTAGAAACATATCCATTAGAAATGAGTAATGTTCAATTTGCATTAAATGAAGCAAAACAGGCAATTGATCAGGCTTATGAACAAGTAGATATGATGTTGGATCAGGCCTTTTTGACAGAGCAGGTCATTCAATATGCCAACCGCTACCGGAGTAAAAGTCCTGATCTGAATCAGAAATTGAAAGAAGCAGAGCGATTATTTCGTAACTATGAATATGAGCTTTCATTAGAACATGCTGCAAATGCAGTAGAAGAAGTGGAACCTGGCTCGTTGAAGAAAATCGAATCGTATCAGGAGAAAAGAAGCAAAGAAACGTAA
- a CDS encoding GAF domain-containing protein: MFQQIDYSGEKAKDYAFLSKQLDALSTGETNQTALLANASSLLNHFLDEVNWVGFYLADNNELVLGPFQGLPACIRIPFGKGVCGTAFSENKTQRIADVHQFPGHIACDAASNSEIVIPITRNHEVIGVLDIDSPVHDRFDAADQNGLEQFVAQLEKHL; this comes from the coding sequence ATGTTTCAACAAATTGATTATTCCGGAGAAAAAGCAAAAGACTATGCATTTCTCAGCAAACAGCTGGATGCTTTATCCACCGGTGAAACAAACCAAACCGCACTATTAGCTAATGCATCCTCTCTTCTCAATCATTTTTTAGATGAAGTAAACTGGGTTGGATTCTATTTAGCCGACAATAACGAATTGGTGCTTGGACCTTTCCAAGGGCTCCCGGCTTGTATCCGTATCCCTTTTGGAAAAGGCGTTTGCGGAACTGCTTTTTCCGAAAATAAAACACAGCGGATAGCTGATGTCCATCAGTTCCCTGGTCATATTGCCTGTGATGCAGCTTCAAACTCTGAAATTGTCATCCCGATTACACGCAATCATGAAGTCATTGGTGTTTTAGATATTGATAGTCCAGTTCATGACAGATTTGATGCTGCAGACCAGAATGGGTTGGAACAATTCGTTGCACAGTTGGAAAAACATTTATAG
- a CDS encoding cysteine desulfurase family protein: protein MIYLDNSATTKPHPDVIDSFTKVSTHYFANPSSIHPLGGQAEKLLETARQQAADLIGISKEAVVFTSGGTEGNNTAIKGVAFEHQSRGKHVITTEAEHPSIHDTCQSLERLGFEITYLPVEADGTVTAADVEKAIRKDTILVTMMQVNNEIGSIQPVEEIGDVLKKHPKVLFHVDAVQGLGKVPLKLADSGIDLCTFSGHKIHGLKGTGLLYVNHTAKLYPLLHGGSQESGIRSGTENVAGAVSFVKALRLIKEKQQNPILKRLHDKLMHALSQMEDIEINSPSQGASHIVHFSVPGVKPEVIIHSLSQKDIYISTKSACSSRDQSESHVLVACGKTNDVASSGLRVSFSYENTEAEVEFFVKELQQAIQQFKQVLR, encoded by the coding sequence ATGATATATTTGGACAACAGCGCGACCACAAAACCGCATCCAGATGTGATTGACAGTTTTACAAAAGTATCAACGCATTATTTTGCTAACCCTTCATCCATCCATCCTTTAGGTGGACAAGCAGAAAAATTATTGGAAACAGCCAGACAGCAGGCAGCTGATTTAATCGGTATTTCCAAAGAAGCGGTCGTCTTTACTTCAGGAGGGACGGAAGGAAATAATACAGCCATTAAAGGTGTGGCTTTTGAGCACCAATCACGCGGGAAGCATGTTATTACAACCGAAGCAGAGCATCCGTCGATTCATGATACATGCCAAAGCTTAGAAAGACTGGGCTTTGAAATCACTTATTTACCTGTAGAAGCAGATGGTACGGTTACAGCAGCAGATGTGGAAAAAGCGATTCGGAAGGATACTATTCTGGTAACAATGATGCAAGTAAATAATGAAATTGGCTCTATTCAACCAGTTGAAGAAATTGGAGATGTTTTGAAAAAGCATCCGAAAGTATTATTTCATGTGGACGCTGTACAAGGATTGGGAAAAGTTCCGTTAAAACTCGCAGATTCAGGAATTGACCTGTGTACGTTTTCTGGTCATAAGATTCATGGGTTGAAAGGAACAGGTCTCCTATACGTCAATCATACAGCGAAATTATATCCGCTTCTTCACGGCGGCAGCCAGGAATCAGGTATCCGTTCTGGAACGGAGAATGTAGCTGGAGCTGTTTCCTTTGTGAAAGCATTGCGTTTAATCAAAGAAAAGCAGCAAAACCCTATTTTAAAAAGACTTCATGATAAATTGATGCATGCACTTTCTCAAATGGAAGACATTGAAATCAATAGTCCATCACAAGGTGCCAGTCATATTGTTCACTTTTCTGTTCCGGGCGTGAAGCCAGAAGTTATTATTCACAGTTTAAGTCAAAAGGATATATATATTTCTACAAAGTCCGCTTGTTCCTCTCGTGATCAGTCAGAGAGTCATGTGCTGGTTGCTTGCGGAAAAACAAATGATGTTGCTTCTTCCGGTTTGCGGGTCAGCTTTTCTTATGAAAATACAGAAGCAGAAGTGGAATTTTTTGTGAAAGAATTGCAACAAGCAATTCAACAATTTAAACAAGTATTGAGGTAG
- the refZ gene encoding forespore capture DNA-binding protein RefZ, with protein sequence MKNNVTKQKVVNAASSLFFQKGFHGTSVRDIADRASVNVSLISYYFKGKQGLLEYAVTNYYEAYLEKIEASLEKTSDESAMYRLNELIFTIIHYKQMHHQLTCFIQRELSLDSVFVREMTVTYLAKENYYLKELFQETIGKSVGHEEKMYLFMQLKGMLITPYILHSDWKGQIVGEFAHEQFVKKYTKSIQKWIQFNATMRQ encoded by the coding sequence ATGAAAAATAACGTAACAAAACAAAAAGTAGTTAACGCTGCTTCCTCCCTATTCTTTCAAAAAGGATTTCACGGTACTTCTGTACGTGATATTGCCGACCGGGCCTCTGTGAATGTCTCCCTTATCAGTTATTATTTTAAAGGTAAACAAGGCCTGTTGGAATATGCTGTCACAAATTATTATGAAGCATATTTGGAGAAAATAGAAGCGTCACTTGAAAAAACAAGCGATGAATCTGCAATGTATCGATTAAATGAATTAATTTTTACTATTATACATTATAAGCAAATGCATCATCAATTGACATGTTTTATTCAACGCGAGTTATCTCTTGATTCTGTTTTCGTTAGAGAAATGACAGTTACATATTTAGCTAAAGAAAATTATTATTTAAAAGAATTATTTCAAGAAACCATTGGAAAAAGTGTCGGTCATGAAGAAAAAATGTATCTATTTATGCAGTTGAAGGGGATGCTGATAACGCCTTATATTTTACATTCGGATTGGAAAGGCCAGATAGTAGGGGAATTTGCACATGAACAATTTGTGAAAAAATATACCAAAAGTATACAGAAATGGATTCAATTTAATGCTACTATGAGACAGTAA
- a CDS encoding zinc-binding dehydrogenase, with protein MKALRLYGPKQMKVDDIPVPEIDANELLIKIDSCTICGSDFRNIAAGGSAHGMELPRVMGHEIASTVVKVGANWKNEYEEGEHIIVAAVSPCGKCKLCLEGYENQCLNKQATAYNYDGGFAEYMRVPERSIRSGNVLKVSSDKLQQVALSEPLSCAINGQEIADVKLGDNVLVVGCGPMGLFHIQLAKLNGAKQIIASDFDTNRLEIAKQHGADITFSPQKEDPTEKIKEITDGLGVNVVIVAVPVPEIVGDALQWVRRRGRINVFGGMPKQRPEATLDLNAIHYNEITITGTSDSTARQLSIAADLISTGRIETDFMISKVVDLEEARDILVAGPQPEHIKIVVKPELSSDASKNKADSASVT; from the coding sequence TTGAAAGCATTACGACTCTATGGACCAAAACAAATGAAGGTGGATGACATTCCTGTTCCGGAAATCGATGCGAATGAACTTTTGATTAAAATAGATTCTTGTACGATTTGCGGCAGTGATTTTCGGAATATTGCGGCAGGAGGCTCTGCACATGGAATGGAATTACCACGGGTTATGGGACACGAAATTGCGTCGACAGTTGTTAAAGTTGGAGCAAATTGGAAAAATGAATATGAAGAAGGCGAGCATATTATTGTTGCAGCAGTAAGCCCCTGTGGTAAATGTAAATTATGTCTGGAGGGCTATGAAAATCAATGTCTGAATAAACAGGCAACAGCATATAATTATGATGGAGGCTTTGCAGAGTATATGAGAGTGCCGGAACGTTCCATCCGGTCTGGAAATGTTTTAAAGGTTTCCAGTGATAAATTGCAGCAGGTTGCTTTAAGTGAGCCTTTATCCTGTGCTATTAACGGTCAGGAAATAGCTGATGTCAAACTGGGAGATAATGTACTCGTCGTCGGGTGCGGTCCAATGGGACTATTTCATATTCAACTGGCTAAATTAAATGGCGCAAAGCAGATTATCGCCAGCGATTTTGATACAAACCGTTTGGAAATCGCCAAACAGCATGGAGCGGATATTACTTTTTCGCCACAGAAAGAGGATCCAACGGAAAAGATAAAAGAAATCACCGACGGATTAGGAGTCAATGTCGTTATTGTTGCTGTACCGGTTCCGGAAATTGTCGGGGATGCATTGCAATGGGTAAGAAGAAGAGGCAGAATCAATGTATTTGGAGGAATGCCGAAACAAAGGCCGGAAGCAACACTTGATTTAAATGCCATTCACTATAATGAAATTACCATTACGGGAACTTCTGATTCAACTGCAAGACAATTAAGTATCGCTGCAGATTTAATATCAACGGGAAGAATAGAAACGGATTTTATGATTTCCAAAGTCGTCGATTTAGAAGAAGCGAGAGATATATTAGTAGCAGGACCACAACCGGAGCATATTAAAATTGTAGTGAAACCGGAGTTGAGCAGTGACGCATCGAAGAATAAAGCAGACAGCGCTTCTGTAACATAA
- the thiI gene encoding tRNA uracil 4-sulfurtransferase ThiI, giving the protein MQYDHILIRYGELALKGKNAKQFILTLHDNIHQKVKEFEGVKVVRTQGRMFVLLNGNAPEPIIEKLRNVFGIHSLSLAIRVENDVEEIKEAALFALQQEPDTKTFKMSVRRTKKDFYKRSGEMNHILGSHLLTNTEGITVDVHDPDLEIKVEIRKEATYITSGSIRCRGGLPVGTSGKSLLLLSGGIDSPVAGFLAMKRGVHLEAIHFHSPPFTSERAKQKVLDLAKQLTKYGKSINVHIVPFTKLQQEIFREMPNDYAMTIMRRVMFRVSEQLCQREGILSLATGENLGQVASQTMQSMHTINEVTNYPIIRPLVAMDKDEVIQIAQDIGTYETSILPYEDCCTIFVPKSPKTKPKRDKVNFYESKHDFTPSIQEAIEGIETIKVTEKTLFNEDFLDLL; this is encoded by the coding sequence ATGCAATATGATCATATATTAATTCGTTATGGAGAATTAGCTCTAAAAGGAAAAAATGCAAAACAATTTATATTGACACTTCACGATAACATCCATCAAAAAGTAAAAGAATTTGAGGGAGTGAAGGTGGTAAGAACGCAGGGGAGGATGTTTGTCTTACTGAATGGCAATGCACCTGAACCAATCATCGAGAAACTGCGAAATGTGTTTGGCATTCACAGTTTAAGCCTGGCAATCCGTGTTGAAAATGATGTAGAAGAAATAAAAGAAGCTGCTCTTTTTGCATTGCAGCAAGAACCGGATACCAAAACATTTAAAATGAGTGTCCGCCGTACCAAAAAAGATTTTTATAAACGTTCCGGAGAAATGAATCATATTTTGGGCAGTCATTTATTAACAAATACAGAAGGCATTACGGTGGATGTACATGATCCTGATTTGGAGATAAAAGTAGAGATCAGGAAAGAAGCGACTTATATTACCAGCGGATCGATTAGATGCCGCGGCGGACTGCCAGTGGGAACATCCGGGAAATCGCTGCTCTTGCTTTCAGGCGGTATCGACAGTCCAGTAGCTGGCTTTTTAGCGATGAAAAGAGGGGTTCATTTAGAGGCGATTCATTTTCATTCTCCGCCGTTTACGAGTGAACGCGCCAAGCAGAAGGTGCTGGATTTAGCAAAGCAGTTGACGAAATATGGAAAATCTATCAACGTGCATATTGTGCCATTTACCAAACTGCAGCAGGAGATTTTTAGGGAAATGCCGAATGATTACGCGATGACCATTATGCGTCGTGTTATGTTCCGTGTCAGTGAACAGCTTTGTCAAAGAGAAGGTATCCTGTCATTAGCTACAGGAGAAAACCTGGGGCAAGTTGCAAGCCAAACAATGCAAAGTATGCATACCATCAATGAAGTAACGAATTACCCGATTATTCGTCCGTTAGTTGCGATGGATAAGGATGAGGTGATTCAGATTGCACAGGATATCGGCACATATGAGACATCGATTTTGCCATATGAAGATTGCTGTACAATCTTTGTACCGAAGTCTCCGAAGACAAAACCGAAGCGGGATAAAGTGAATTTTTATGAATCCAAGCATGATTTTACGCCTTCTATCCAAGAGGCAATTGAAGGAATCGAAACGATTAAAGTAACTGAGAAAACACTATTTAATGAAGATTTTTTAGATCTTTTATAG
- a CDS encoding dicarboxylate/amino acid:cation symporter yields the protein MLEKLKAYRFPLILLASIIIGALIGLIFGEDATIIQPLGDLFINLLFMIVIPLVFFSISSAIAGMDSMKRLGKIMGSMLTVFIVTGIIASVFMLVATVIFQPGAGVDIPLSAPEDIEEQSMGDQLVNTFTVPDFVDLFSRDNMMALIVMSILIGVATGLSGEKGRTFGRFLTSASEVFMRLIKIIMYYAPIGLGAYFASLVGEFGTELIGDYAKAVIVYYPVAVLYFVIGFTLYAFLAGGKAGVSRFWKNILGSAATSLGTGSSVATIPVNLQAAERIGVPKDIRETIMPLGASIHMDGSCLSAMLKIAFIFGVFNQDFIGIDTFLTAIGICLLSGIVMSGIPGGGFTGELMIITLYGFPIEALPIITAIGVVVDPPATMVNATGDTVSSMLVSRHMEGKDWMEKADAART from the coding sequence ATGTTAGAAAAATTAAAAGCATACCGGTTTCCGTTAATTCTTTTAGCTTCTATAATCATTGGAGCGCTTATCGGATTAATTTTTGGGGAAGATGCAACCATCATTCAACCGCTTGGAGATTTATTTATAAATTTACTATTTATGATTGTTATCCCGCTTGTATTTTTCTCCATTTCTTCTGCGATTGCTGGAATGGACAGCATGAAAAGGTTAGGGAAAATTATGGGCTCCATGCTGACTGTATTTATCGTAACAGGCATTATTGCTTCTGTTTTTATGCTTGTTGCTACCGTTATTTTCCAACCTGGAGCAGGTGTTGATATTCCATTAAGTGCTCCGGAAGACATAGAAGAACAAAGTATGGGCGATCAATTGGTCAATACATTTACGGTTCCTGATTTTGTTGATTTGTTCTCAAGAGATAACATGATGGCGCTTATTGTGATGTCGATATTGATTGGTGTTGCAACTGGTTTATCAGGAGAGAAGGGAAGAACGTTTGGCAGATTCCTGACAAGTGCTTCTGAAGTGTTCATGAGGTTAATTAAGATTATTATGTATTATGCTCCGATTGGATTAGGCGCGTATTTTGCATCTTTAGTAGGGGAATTTGGCACAGAGTTGATTGGTGATTATGCAAAAGCAGTAATTGTCTATTACCCAGTTGCTGTATTGTATTTTGTGATTGGTTTTACTTTATATGCATTCCTTGCTGGAGGAAAAGCAGGAGTAAGCCGATTTTGGAAAAATATACTTGGGTCCGCTGCTACTTCGTTAGGAACAGGGAGCAGTGTAGCAACGATTCCTGTTAACTTGCAGGCTGCAGAACGTATCGGGGTTCCTAAAGATATCCGTGAAACGATTATGCCACTTGGCGCTTCGATTCATATGGATGGTTCCTGTTTATCAGCTATGTTAAAGATTGCCTTTATTTTTGGTGTGTTTAATCAGGACTTTATCGGGATAGATACATTTTTAACTGCTATTGGAATTTGTTTATTATCCGGTATCGTGATGAGCGGCATTCCAGGAGGCGGTTTTACAGGAGAGTTAATGATTATCACATTATACGGCTTTCCGATTGAAGCCTTGCCGATCATTACAGCTATCGGAGTGGTTGTCGATCCGCCTGCTACAATGGTTAACGCAACCGGTGATACGGTTTCCAGTATGTTGGTTTCCAGACATATGGAAGGAAAAGACTGGATGGAGAAAGCAGATGCTGCTAGAACTTAG
- the rpsD gene encoding 30S ribosomal protein S4, whose protein sequence is MSRFTGSVWKKSRRLGISLTGTGKELDKRPYAPGQHGPNQRKKLSEYGLQMQEKQKLRFMYGLNERQFRNLFDKAGNMSGIHGENFMILLESRLDNLVYRFGLARTRKQARQLVNHGHVTVDGTRVDIPSYTAKPGQTIGLREKSQKMDIIDEAIEVNNFVPEYATFDAEKKEGTYSRYPERSELPAEINEQLIVEFYSR, encoded by the coding sequence ATGTCACGTTTTACTGGATCAGTATGGAAGAAATCACGTCGTCTTGGCATTTCATTAACTGGAACTGGTAAGGAATTAGATAAACGCCCTTACGCTCCTGGTCAACACGGACCGAACCAACGCAAAAAACTATCAGAATATGGCTTGCAAATGCAAGAGAAGCAAAAATTACGCTTCATGTATGGATTGAATGAACGTCAATTCCGTAACCTGTTCGATAAAGCTGGTAATATGTCAGGTATTCACGGTGAGAATTTCATGATTCTTCTTGAATCTCGTCTTGATAACCTTGTTTACCGTTTTGGCCTTGCCCGTACACGTAAACAAGCTCGTCAGCTTGTTAACCACGGTCATGTTACAGTTGATGGTACTCGCGTAGATATCCCATCTTACACTGCAAAACCTGGTCAAACAATCGGTCTTCGTGAAAAATCTCAAAAAATGGATATCATCGATGAAGCGATTGAAGTAAATAACTTTGTACCAGAATATGCTACTTTTGATGCGGAGAAAAAGGAAGGAACATATTCTCGTTACCCTGAACGTTCTGAACTTCCAGCTGAAATTAACGAACAACTTATCGTTGAGTTCTACTCTCGTTAA